In Etheostoma spectabile isolate EspeVRDwgs_2016 chromosome 20, UIUC_Espe_1.0, whole genome shotgun sequence, the following are encoded in one genomic region:
- the gnly gene encoding antimicrobial peptide NK-lysin, which translates to METSSVLLVCLLVICSVWTVHGGSFEVNIDDKEQVEVDISVKASKLPGVCWVCNWALKKVKKQAGRNATMEKLTSMLNSICDQIGLLKSLCRKFVKSHLPELIEELTTTDDVKTICVNAGACKSKEFLYLLFDQMDKETPIEINEYS; encoded by the exons ATGGAAACATCTTCTGTCCTCCTTGTGTGCCTTCTGGTGATATGTTCAG TCTGGACAGTCCACGGTGGAAGCTTCGAGGTCAACATTGATGACAAGGAGCAGGTGGAAGTGGACATTTCTGTGAAGGCCAGCAAG CTTCCAGGTGTGTGCTGGGTGTGCAACTGGGCTTTAAAGAAGGTGAAGAAACAAGCTGGAAGAAACGCCACTATGGAg AAACTGACTTCAATGTTAAATTCCATCTGCGACCAAATTGGCCTCTTAAAATCTCTGTGCCGCAAGTTTGTGAAATCACACCTACCAGAACTAATTGAGGAGCTCACTACCACTGATGATGTGAAAACAATCTGTGTGAATGCTGGAGCCTGCAA GTCAAAGGAGTTCTTGTACCTGCTCTTCGATCAAATGGACAAGGAGACACCTATTGAAATTAATGAATATTCTTGA